Proteins found in one Arachis stenosperma cultivar V10309 chromosome 8, arast.V10309.gnm1.PFL2, whole genome shotgun sequence genomic segment:
- the LOC130946872 gene encoding conglutin: MAKSTILVALLALVLVAHASAMRRERGRQGDSSSCERQVDRVNLKPCEQHIMQRIMGEQEQYDSYDIRSTRSSDQQQRCCDELDQMENTERCMCEALQQIMENQCDRLQDRQMVQQFKRELMNLPQQCNFRAPQRCDLDMSGGRC, encoded by the coding sequence ATGGCCAAGTCCACCATCCTGGTAGCCCTCCTTGCCCTCGTCCTGGTGGCACACGCCTCCGCGATGAGGCGCGAGAGGGGGCGACAAGGGGACTCATCAAGCTGCGAGAGGCAGGTAGACAGGGTGAACCTCAAGCCCTGCGAGCAGCACATAATGCAGAGGATCATGGGCGAGCAAGAGCAGTACGACTCCTACGATATTAGGAGTACTCGATCCTCCGACCAGCAACAGAGGTGCTGCGATGAGCTGGACCAGATGGAGAACACAGAGAGATGCATGTGCGAGGCATTGCAGCAGATAATGGAGAACCAGTGCGATAGGTTGCAGGACAGGCAAATGGTGCAGCAGTTCAAGAGAGAGCTCATGAACTTGCCCCAACAGTGTAACTTTAGGGCACCACAGCGTTGCGATTTGGACATGAGTGGCGGCAGATGCTAG
- the LOC130946866 gene encoding conglutin-7 — MAKLTILVALALFLLAAHASARQQWELQGDRRCQSQLERANLRPCEQHLMQKIQRDEDSYERDPYSPSQDPYRQDPYSPSPYDRRGAGSSQHQERCCNELNEFENNQRCMCEALQQIMENQSDRLQGRQQEQQFKRELRNLPQQCGLRAPQRCDLDVESGGRDRY; from the coding sequence ATGGCCAAGCTCACCATACTAGTAGCCCTCGCCCTTTTCCTCCTCGCTGCCCACGCATCTGCGAGGCAGCAGTGGGAACTCCAAGGAGACAGAAGATGCCAGAGCCAGCTCGAGAGGGCGAACCTGAGGCCCTGCGAGCAACATCTCATGCAGAAGATCCAACGTGACGAGGATTCATATGAACGGGACCCGTACAGCCCTAGTCAGGACCCGTACAGACAGGATCCGTACAGCCCTAGTCCATATGATCGGAGAGGCGCTGGATCCTCTCAGCACCAAGAGAGGTGTTGCAATGAGCTGAACGAGTTTGAGAACAACCAAAGGTGCATGTGCGAGGCATTGCAACAGATCATGGAGAACCAGAGCGATAGGTTGCAGGGGAGGCAACAGGAGCAACAGTTCAAGAGGGAGCTCAGGAACTTGCCTCAACAGTGCGGCCTTAGGGCACCACAGCGTTGCGACTTGGACGTCGAAAGTGGCGGCAGAGACAGATACTAA
- the LOC130944979 gene encoding protein translation factor SUI1 homolog 1: MSELDAQIPTTFDPFAEANAEDSGAGSKEYVHIRIQQRNGRKSLTTVQGLKKEFSYNKILKDLKKEFCCNGTVVQDPELGQVIQLQGDQRKNVSTFLVQAGIVKKEHIKIHGF, encoded by the exons ATGTCTGAATTAGACGCTCAGATTCCTACTACCTTCG ATCCTTTTGCTGAGGCAAATGCTGAGGACTCGGGTGCTGGGTCAAAAGAGTATGTGCATATTCGCATACAGCAGCGGAATGGTAGGAAAAGCTTGACAACTGTTCAGGGATTGAAGAAAGAATTCAGCTACAACAAGATACTTAAAGACCTTAAGAAGGAGTTCTGTTGCAATGGTACAGTTGTTCAGGACCCAGAGTTAGGGCAG GTTATTCAACTTCAAGGTGATCAGAGGAAGAATGTGTCTACCTTTCTAGTTCAG GCTGGTATCGTGAAGAAGGAGCATATCAAAATTCATGGTTTCTGA
- the LOC130944319 gene encoding DDRGK domain-containing protein 1: protein MEELFVAILSMLLVVALIPLYLWKRRQDSQPHPHADEPVQAPRGEAVVRPAGNRRMRRRPAASGASTSTAPPATAEESGDESENEAAGGENYEARAAKKKEIKRQEREARRQAEDAARESKQAKQDRYSEMRRLKDEEREAKERQLEEEAKAQKAKEEEAAAIEFEKWKGEFSVDDEGTLEEEQDGTEDLLSNFVEYIQKQKCVPLEDLAAEFKLRTQECINRITNLESMGRLSGVMDDRGKYIYISQEEMKAVADYVKRQGRVSISHLASKSNQFIDLEPKTQFTEDISNLDEITVN from the exons ATGGAGGAACTCTTCGTAGCTATACTTTCGATGCTTCTGGTTGTAGCACTGATTCCACTGTACTTATGGAAACGCCGCCAGGATTCTCAACCACATCCTCACGCCGATGAACCGGTCCAG GCTCCCCGGGGAGAAGCGGTGGTGCGCCCAGCCGGAAACCGCCGAATGCGTCGGAGACCTGCTGCATCTGGAGCTAGCACTTCGACAGCTCCGCCTGCAACTGCCGAAG AGTCTGGCGATGAAAGTGAGAATGAAGCTGCTGGTGGCGAGAATTACGAGGCTAGAGCAGCAAAGAAAAAGGAGATTAAAAGGCAAGAGAGGGAAGCTCGCCGACAG GCTGAAGATGCTGCACGAGAGTCGAAGCAGGCCAAACAAGATCGTTACTCAGAGATGCGGAGGTTGAAGGATGAAGAACGTGAGGCAAAGGAGCGTCAGTTG GAAGAGGAAGCCAAAGCTCAGAAGGCTAAGGAGGAGGAGGCTGCGGCAATAGAATTTGAGAAGTGGAAAGGTGAATTTTCAGTTGATGATGAAGGTACCCTTGAAGAAGAACAGGATGGTACTGAAGACTTGCTATCCAATTTTGTTGAATATATACAG AAGCAGAAATGTGTTCCCTTAGAAGATCTTgctgcagaatttaaattgcgaACGCAG GAATGTATCAACCGCATCACCAATCTGGAAAGTATGG GCCGGCTTTCGGGTGTGATGGATGATAGAGGGAAATACATATACATCTCGCAGGAAGAAATGAAAGCTGTTGCTGATTATGTTAAGCGGCAGGGAAGAGTTAGCATTTCACACCTAGCTAGCAAATCGAACCAGTTCATTGATTTAGAGCCAAAAACTCAATTCACAGAGGACATTAGTAATTTGGACGAGATAACTGTCAACTGA